CGGCGATGCCGAGCGGAGCAATCTCAGCTCGGGCCGACGCATGAGCCCAGCCAAACGTGAGGAGGAGATCGTCCGCGAGGCCGTTCGGTTCTTCGCCGAGTTCGGCTTCGAGGGGCAGACTCGCGAACTCGCCAAGCGGCTGAACATCACGCAGCCGCTGCTGTACCGCTACTTCCAAACCAAGGACGCCCTGGTCGAGCGCGTCTATCAGGAGGTCTTCCTGAGGCGCTGGAACCCGTTCTGGGAAGAGGTGATTCAGGACCGCAGCAAGCCGCTGCGCCAACGGCTGGTCGCCTTCTATCAGGACTATTCGAAAACCATCCTGACCTATGAATGGATCAGGCTCTTCATGTTCTCCGGCCTGAAGGGCCTCGATTTCAATGCGCGCTATCTGGAGCTGCTACGCAAGCGCATCTTCAACGTCCTCATCGAGGAACTGAGGATCGAATTTGGGGCGGCTACGACATCGGCGGTGCCGGTCAAGGACATGGAGATCGAAGCCGTCTGGAGCCTCCACGCAGCGATCTTCTATCTCGGCGTCCGCAAGTTCATCTACAATCTTCCCGTCGGCGAATTGGAGCTGATCGTCGAGATGAAGGTTCTGTCATTCGTCGACGGCGTGAAGGTCGCCTTGGGGCAGAGCTCCTAGATTGAGGTGGGTGCCGGCACGCGGATCCAGCGAAGCCTCGTCGATGCCGCTGCAAGGACCGCGACGTCTCCCCGGCCACAGCGCTTCACGATCTATGCCCGGACCACTAATGGCGAGCGGCCGAAGCCATAATGAGCCCGCTCGGACGTCCTGCCGCCCCTTCGCCACGCGCCATTCGCCGATCCCTCATTGCTGGCGCTCGATCAGGACCGCATCCTTCAGCGCGAGCCCCGGTTCGGCGGCCAGCGATTTCTTCAGCTCCTTGAGCAGGCGCTCCGCGTCTGGGGTCGCGACTTCGAGGTCGAACTCGCCGGTGACCAGATCCTGTCCGCCGCCGACATGCTCGCCGAGATCGTGTTTCACAAGCAGGTTTTCGACGAGCCGTTCCGCCCGCCCGCGTCCGTCATCGGTCGGCGCAAAGCTCAGGACCAGGATCGCCGCCGCCGTCATGTCGCCTGCCGCACGAGCTCGTAGCGTTCCGCCGCCTCGTTGAATGCGAAACCGCAGCGCAGCAGCCGGGCCGTGACCAGGAACGAATATTCGTTGTCGAGAGGATATTCCTTGTAGGGCAGCGACTTGCGGTCGATGGAGGGGTCGCTGACTTCGGCGCCGCTCACCATGTCGACGATCTTGCTGCCGATCTGAAAAAGCGCCCGCTCCACCGGGATGGCTGCCTGGACCTTTCTGCCCAGCACACGCCAGGGGTCGGGATTGTCTTTGGCCTCGACGAACAGCCCGTCATTGCCGAGCAGATGTTGGACGGCGAGCGGTTTGCTTTCGATAGCGTCAGGCGGCGTATCGTCCGCCGCGACGTGGTCGAAGATGTTCAACAGGTAGCCCCAGCCCTTCCGGCTCAGGGCCACATAGCCAAAGCCGAAGCCGGAAGCTTCGACGAGAGGCACGCAGAACATCGCGCCCTCCTCGAGCGCAAGGACCTTGATCGTCTTCAAGGTTGCACCGGAGTTCTGCCGCGACATTCGACCGGCGGCAGGCGAACCGACATGGCCAAAACCTCCCTGAATGCCGCGTGCCGCACCGACGATTGCCCGGCAGTGAAGGGTAAAAAGCAGGGGGCGGATGGCGAATAGGGGCGGCCGAGGCGCCGCGGCGCGCCCGCCTTCCCCGTGCCCTGTTCGCCACGCGCCGATCGCCCCTCAGTGCAGGATCTGGCTGAGGAACAGCTTGGTCCGCTCGTGCTGCGGATTGGAGAAGAAGGCGTTCGGCTCGTTCATTTCGATGATCTGGCCGAAATCCATGAAGATCACGCGGTTGGCGACCTGGCGGGCGAAGCCCATCTCGTGGGTGACGCACAGCATGGTCATGCCCTCTTCGGCAAGGCTCACCATGGTGTCGAGCACCTCC
This portion of the bacterium YEK0313 genome encodes:
- a CDS encoding Bacterial regulatory proteins, tetR family, producing MKRMPADDSPIILRSESVPRKRSSGDAERSNLSSGRRMSPAKREEEIVREAVRFFAEFGFEGQTRELAKRLNITQPLLYRYFQTKDALVERVYQEVFLRRWNPFWEEVIQDRSKPLRQRLVAFYQDYSKTILTYEWIRLFMFSGLKGLDFNARYLELLRKRIFNVLIEELRIEFGAATTSAVPVKDMEIEAVWSLHAAIFYLGVRKFIYNLPVGELELIVEMKVLSFVDGVKVALGQSS